A part of Lacibacter sp. H407 genomic DNA contains:
- a CDS encoding superoxide dismutase — MPQHISRRRFLSQSTKTTVAVTAAGIAGADLLAGCVSPKVVGGSAAFVGFEQTPLPYAYKDLEPVIDALTMEIHYSKHAAAYASNLNDAAKAENVDKSKPLESIFSNISAYSAKMRNNAGGHYNHELFWRCMKPNGGGQPTGQLLTSINQSFGSVEAFQTQFTDAGKNRFGSGWAWLFVDADKKLRIGSTPNQDNPLMNVSDIKGTPLLGLDVWEHAYYLKYQNKRPDYIAAWWKVVNWDFVQQRFASL; from the coding sequence ATGCCACAACATATTTCACGCCGCCGTTTTCTAAGTCAGTCAACAAAAACAACAGTTGCTGTAACCGCAGCAGGTATTGCAGGGGCCGATCTGTTAGCAGGTTGTGTTTCACCAAAAGTAGTGGGTGGCTCAGCAGCATTTGTTGGGTTTGAACAAACGCCATTGCCGTATGCATACAAAGATCTGGAGCCGGTGATCGATGCCCTGACGATGGAAATCCATTACAGCAAACATGCTGCAGCATATGCCAGCAATCTCAACGATGCAGCAAAGGCAGAAAACGTCGATAAGTCGAAACCACTGGAATCCATTTTCAGTAATATCTCTGCTTATTCTGCCAAGATGCGTAATAATGCCGGCGGCCATTACAACCACGAATTATTCTGGCGTTGTATGAAGCCTAACGGTGGCGGGCAACCTACCGGACAATTGCTCACTTCCATCAATCAATCGTTTGGAAGTGTTGAAGCATTTCAAACACAGTTTACCGATGCAGGGAAAAACCGTTTTGGCAGCGGATGGGCCTGGTTGTTTGTTGATGCAGATAAGAAACTGCGTATTGGTTCTACACCTAATCAGGACAATCCCCTTATGAATGTAAGTGATATAAAAGGTACACCGTTGCTAGGGCTCGATGTGTGGGAACATGCGTATTATCTCAAATACCAGAACAAACGTCCGGATTATATTGCTGCCTGGTGGAAAGTCGTGAACTGGGATTTTGTACAACAACGTTTTGCTTCATTGTAA
- a CDS encoding LptF/LptG family permease: MIKKLDKLIIKAFIGPFLATFFIALFILVVQFFWLYIDDFVGKGIDTFTLLQFIAYVSTTLVPLALPLGVLLSSIMTFGNLGESFELVAIKSAGIPLIRFMRPVLVVSALLGLVAFAFANYVIPVAELKMRTLLYDIRVAKPAFDIKEGIFYKKLDGYTIKIGRKENDSIIYNVVIYEHNYSLQDNIILAERGTMTISPDQRFLAFNLKNGWRYQEKGNAGTTETEYYRLGFREYKKVFDLSSFKLNKTADSTFKTYYKMLSLTQLNTVVDSLQDKVKSLHVKSRRDLRPTLPLQSVPDSVWKKHKPVAKKVKTMEELIPDSLRRNVYSYAMSKISSAKSSVEFLSYDYAEQQKQLRLHKLERHRKFTLSFACIVLFLIGAPLGSIIRKGGLGLPLVISVFFFIVFHIVNTTGEKLVKEDAMQPMAGMWLSTAILIPIGIFLTWKAMQDSNLFNAEFYYRTLRKLKLNRFLKEKQQ; this comes from the coding sequence GTGATTAAAAAGTTAGACAAACTTATTATAAAAGCATTTATCGGGCCCTTTCTTGCCACATTCTTTATTGCTTTGTTTATCCTGGTTGTTCAATTCTTCTGGTTATACATTGATGATTTTGTTGGGAAGGGGATCGATACGTTTACATTACTGCAATTCATAGCTTATGTAAGTACCACGCTGGTGCCGCTTGCATTGCCGCTAGGTGTGTTATTATCTTCTATCATGACATTTGGTAACCTTGGTGAATCGTTTGAGTTGGTTGCCATTAAGAGTGCCGGTATTCCGCTTATACGCTTTATGCGGCCGGTGCTGGTTGTATCTGCATTACTGGGCTTGGTGGCGTTTGCATTTGCCAACTATGTAATTCCCGTTGCTGAATTAAAAATGCGCACACTATTGTATGATATACGTGTAGCCAAACCCGCCTTTGATATCAAAGAAGGAATTTTTTATAAGAAGCTGGATGGATATACGATCAAGATCGGCCGGAAAGAAAACGATTCCATCATTTACAATGTGGTGATCTACGAGCACAACTATTCACTGCAGGATAATATTATTCTGGCAGAAAGAGGCACCATGACCATTTCACCCGATCAACGCTTTCTTGCGTTTAATCTCAAAAACGGATGGCGTTACCAGGAAAAAGGGAATGCAGGTACAACCGAAACAGAATATTATCGACTAGGATTTCGTGAGTACAAAAAAGTATTTGATCTCAGTTCGTTCAAACTTAATAAAACAGCGGATTCCACTTTCAAGACCTATTACAAAATGCTCAGCTTAACACAGCTGAATACGGTGGTGGATTCGTTGCAGGATAAAGTAAAAAGCCTGCATGTAAAGTCCCGTCGTGATTTGAGGCCAACACTTCCGTTGCAATCGGTGCCGGATAGTGTTTGGAAAAAACATAAACCTGTTGCTAAGAAAGTAAAGACGATGGAAGAACTGATCCCGGATTCATTACGTCGTAATGTGTATTCGTATGCCATGTCAAAAATTTCATCGGCAAAAAGCTCGGTTGAATTTTTATCGTACGATTATGCTGAACAACAAAAACAGTTGCGCTTGCATAAGTTGGAACGGCATCGCAAATTCACGTTGTCATTTGCCTGTATTGTTTTGTTTTTAATTGGAGCACCACTTGGTTCTATTATCCGTAAAGGTGGGCTGGGCCTTCCGCTGGTGATATCGGTATTCTTTTTTATCGTATTTCATATTGTGAACACTACCGGTGAAAAATTAGTAAAGGAAGATGCCATGCAACCAATGGCCGGTATGTGGCTGTCTACAGCCATATTGATACCGATCGGAATTTTTCTTACATGGAAAGCCATGCAGGATTCAAACCTGTTCAATGCAGAGTTTTATTACCGTACCCTGCGAAAGTTGAAACTCAATCGATTTCTGAAAGAAAAGCAACAGTAG
- a CDS encoding START-like domain-containing protein, which yields MSKKVLYTLEFPVRCSPGILYEFLATPSGLQEWFADRVDERDGIYSFNWEGSDEKAEMLESEQDKFVRYRWLHMAKDEYFEFRIERTEISNQTILLIKDFADKKEIKDQSRLWEYQVKDLFHRIGSF from the coding sequence ATGAGTAAGAAAGTTTTATACACACTGGAATTTCCCGTACGGTGTTCGCCCGGTATTTTATATGAATTTTTAGCTACACCCTCAGGGCTCCAGGAATGGTTTGCTGACAGGGTTGATGAACGTGATGGTATTTATTCTTTTAATTGGGAAGGCTCAGACGAAAAAGCTGAAATGCTGGAAAGTGAGCAGGATAAATTTGTACGTTATCGTTGGTTGCATATGGCCAAAGACGAATATTTTGAATTCAGAATAGAACGCACAGAGATTTCCAACCAAACTATTTTGCTGATCAAAGATTTTGCTGATAAAAAGGAAATCAAAGACCAGAGCAGGTTATGGGAATACCAGGTGAAAGATCTGTTTCACCGCATCGGTAGCTTTTAA
- a CDS encoding endonuclease/exonuclease/phosphatase family protein, whose amino-acid sequence MSTVTIATFNCENLFRRYRFNKNLTKEQIEKRIADGFIIDKSVLSTVNQTERKLTADAIKATKADIVCLQEVENLDTLKNFVSEYLSSSGYKYRMLIDANDPRLIDVAIISKIPFDYVKTHQYLKSGSSAVFSRDCLEVEFLIAGKPLTVFVNHFKSMYDASNLSPAQKRAKTAARRELQTQALLNIIKQKYKNNPEKDNWVVVGDLNDYPDDKTSLKEMLNSAWMENVVQTRITDVAEQWTHYWDTTTVPIEERYKQIDYIFLSKQLATTNPAAVPLIVRKGLITKATLYTGARFTNVTDKQGASDHCPVAITIKL is encoded by the coding sequence ATGAGCACGGTTACCATTGCTACATTCAATTGCGAAAATCTATTTCGCCGTTACAGGTTCAATAAAAATCTCACAAAAGAACAAATAGAGAAGCGGATTGCTGATGGTTTTATTATTGATAAATCTGTTTTATCAACCGTTAACCAAACAGAACGGAAATTAACAGCAGATGCTATTAAGGCCACTAAAGCAGATATTGTTTGTTTGCAGGAAGTAGAGAATCTTGATACATTGAAAAACTTCGTTTCAGAATATCTTTCATCAAGCGGGTATAAATACAGAATGCTAATTGATGCTAACGATCCACGCCTCATCGATGTAGCCATCATCAGCAAAATTCCTTTCGACTATGTAAAAACACATCAGTACTTAAAAAGCGGAAGCAGTGCTGTTTTTTCAAGAGATTGTCTTGAAGTGGAATTTTTGATTGCGGGAAAACCGCTGACTGTTTTTGTGAATCATTTCAAATCGATGTATGATGCAAGTAATCTTTCACCTGCACAAAAAAGAGCAAAAACAGCAGCCCGGCGTGAACTGCAAACACAAGCGCTGCTCAATATTATCAAACAGAAATATAAAAACAATCCTGAGAAGGATAATTGGGTTGTAGTGGGTGATTTGAACGATTACCCCGATGATAAAACAAGCTTGAAAGAAATGCTGAATAGTGCGTGGATGGAAAACGTTGTGCAAACGAGAATCACAGATGTTGCTGAACAATGGACGCATTACTGGGATACAACAACTGTTCCCATTGAAGAGCGCTACAAACAGATCGATTATATTTTTCTTTCAAAACAACTGGCAACAACAAATCCTGCTGCTGTGCCACTTATTGTTCGAAAAGGACTGATCACCAAAGCAACACTTTACACCGGGGCCCGGTTTACAAATGTTACCGATAAACAAGGTGCATCCGATCATTGCCCCGTTGCCATCACAATAAAACTGTAA
- a CDS encoding ArnT family glycosyltransferase — translation MNRLASYLLIAVVAALLFFHSLGNVPLFDWDEINFAESAREMIETNNYMQVQINYEPFWEKPPLFFWMQVAAMKLFGVNEFAARLPNALCGIATLLILFGIGKRLHNERFAFWWVLIYAGTFLPHLYFKSGIIDPWFNLFIFLGIYFLSRFLSAKEERQNFMSHLVLSGFFTGVAILTKGPVAMLVVLLSYGLFLLFNRWKGWVSIKYYLSWGLIVLLVTMIWFGLEIAQHGWWFVNEFITYQIRLFKTKDAGHGGFLLYHFVVVLIGCFPASLLIFRYKNQLHENRHQQYFRMFMIASLIVILVVFTIVKTKIVHYSSFTYLPIGYLAASTVYGLVNRTAQLKGWQKFGLLFIGIIWSILFIALPLIGNNIDWIKPLLTKDAFAMGNVEADVKWNYFLMIPGVLFFIAVIVSAVWLQQKKFQKAIFLLLIACIGAMQVLLTLFTPRIEKYSQHAAIEFYESLQGKDVYIKTLGYKSYAQYFYTRIKPDLRKEAKDENWLLTGNVDKPTYFISKNTFEKEVMEKHGDKVEVIGRKNGFVFYKRK, via the coding sequence ATGAACCGTCTTGCATCGTATTTACTCATTGCAGTAGTTGCTGCGTTATTATTTTTTCATTCGCTTGGCAATGTGCCGTTGTTTGATTGGGACGAGATCAACTTTGCTGAGAGTGCACGTGAAATGATCGAGACCAACAACTACATGCAGGTGCAGATCAACTATGAACCCTTCTGGGAAAAACCACCCTTATTTTTTTGGATGCAGGTGGCAGCAATGAAACTATTTGGTGTAAATGAATTTGCTGCACGGCTCCCGAATGCACTTTGCGGTATAGCAACACTCTTAATTCTTTTTGGAATTGGCAAACGATTACATAATGAACGGTTTGCCTTTTGGTGGGTGTTGATCTATGCCGGAACATTTTTGCCGCACCTGTATTTCAAAAGTGGCATCATCGATCCGTGGTTCAACCTGTTTATTTTTCTGGGCATTTATTTTCTCAGTCGTTTTCTTTCTGCGAAAGAGGAGCGACAAAACTTTATGTCGCATTTGGTTTTATCAGGGTTCTTTACAGGCGTTGCTATTTTAACCAAAGGCCCGGTTGCAATGCTGGTGGTATTACTGAGTTATGGTTTGTTTCTTCTCTTTAATCGATGGAAAGGTTGGGTATCGATCAAATATTATCTTAGTTGGGGATTGATCGTTTTGTTGGTAACGATGATCTGGTTTGGCTTAGAGATCGCTCAGCATGGCTGGTGGTTTGTAAATGAATTTATCACTTACCAGATTCGTTTGTTCAAAACAAAAGATGCAGGGCACGGTGGATTTTTGTTGTATCATTTTGTGGTGGTGCTCATCGGTTGCTTTCCTGCTTCGTTGCTGATCTTCCGTTATAAAAATCAACTGCACGAAAACAGGCATCAGCAATATTTCCGCATGTTTATGATCGCATCGTTGATCGTGATATTGGTCGTTTTCACCATCGTAAAAACAAAGATCGTCCATTATTCATCCTTCACTTATTTACCCATTGGCTATTTAGCTGCATCAACTGTGTATGGTTTAGTCAATCGTACAGCACAATTGAAAGGCTGGCAAAAGTTTGGTTTGCTATTCATTGGTATTATCTGGAGTATTCTGTTCATTGCATTGCCACTGATCGGCAACAATATCGACTGGATCAAACCATTGCTCACCAAGGATGCATTTGCAATGGGCAATGTGGAAGCTGATGTAAAATGGAATTATTTCTTAATGATCCCGGGTGTGTTATTTTTTATTGCAGTAATTGTAAGCGCCGTTTGGTTGCAACAAAAGAAATTTCAAAAAGCAATTTTTCTATTACTCATTGCCTGTATTGGTGCCATGCAGGTATTACTCACCTTGTTTACACCACGCATTGAAAAATACTCGCAGCATGCGGCCATTGAATTTTACGAATCATTACAGGGAAAAGATGTATACATCAAAACACTGGGCTATAAAAGCTATGCGCAATATTTCTACACACGCATCAAACCCGATCTGCGCAAAGAAGCAAAAGATGAGAACTGGCTATTGACCGGCAATGTAGATAAGCCTACATACTTTATCAGTAAGAATACATTTGAAAAAGAAGTGATGGAGAAACACGGAGACAAAGTAGAAGTGATTGGAAGAAAGAATGGGTTTGTGTTTTATAAACGGAAGTAA
- a CDS encoding SAM-dependent methyltransferase codes for MSVVYLIPAPLDEESVQVIPAYVLEAVKQCNVFFVENDRTARRYLKKLDKTLVIDDYDWIVIHKAEAQVKNQLMQKLKAGKTIGIISEAGCPGIADPGQILVETAHQQGATIKPLVGPSSILLALMGSGMNGQQFSFVGYLPIEEPNRKRKLNQLEELSARQQSTQVFIETPYRNNQLLETILKACKPQTRICIAANLTAANEVIQTKTVAEWKKQIPDLHKIPVIFCLMG; via the coding sequence TTGTCAGTTGTTTATTTAATTCCCGCTCCGTTAGACGAAGAAAGTGTGCAAGTAATTCCGGCTTATGTGCTGGAAGCAGTAAAACAATGCAATGTGTTTTTTGTAGAGAACGATCGCACAGCACGTCGTTATCTCAAGAAACTGGATAAGACGCTGGTGATTGATGATTACGACTGGATCGTGATTCATAAAGCAGAAGCGCAGGTAAAGAATCAGTTGATGCAAAAGCTGAAAGCCGGTAAAACCATCGGCATCATTAGTGAAGCAGGTTGCCCAGGCATTGCCGATCCCGGACAAATATTGGTTGAAACTGCACATCAACAGGGAGCAACCATCAAACCATTGGTAGGACCAAGTTCTATTTTATTGGCATTGATGGGAAGTGGGATGAACGGGCAACAATTTTCATTTGTCGGTTATTTGCCCATTGAAGAACCGAATCGCAAACGCAAGTTGAATCAACTGGAAGAATTATCTGCAAGGCAACAAAGTACACAGGTATTCATTGAAACACCTTACCGTAACAATCAACTGCTGGAAACAATCTTGAAAGCCTGCAAACCGCAGACACGTATTTGTATTGCAGCAAATTTAACAGCAGCCAATGAAGTAATTCAAACCAAAACAGTGGCTGAGTGGAAAAAACAAATTCCGGATCTGCATAAAATTCCTGTGATTTTTTGTCTGATGGGATAA
- a CDS encoding EI24 domain-containing protein, giving the protein MLKELVISVQAYFRAHQFIVRHKLWKWILIPGFIYMLMFMGGMWLFWSSSSDFLDWLFNVVGIKTWLDAMDNSFLNFLFITGSIIVRLILLFFYFSLFKFLFLIIGSPVFAYLSEKTESIIDGNDYPFSTKQLMIDSWRAIRLALRNTLWQTVYIISILLLSLIPVVGWISPLVAFLVECYYYGFSMLDYSAERHKLNPAQSITFISNRKGLAIGNGMVFFLMHLVPFIGWVLAPAYAVIAATLSLYHPDDNP; this is encoded by the coding sequence TTGCTAAAGGAACTTGTTATATCGGTACAGGCTTACTTCAGGGCGCATCAATTTATTGTGCGCCACAAGTTATGGAAATGGATATTGATTCCGGGCTTCATTTATATGTTGATGTTCATGGGGGGGATGTGGTTGTTCTGGAGTTCCAGCAGCGACTTTCTTGATTGGTTGTTCAATGTGGTGGGCATCAAAACATGGTTAGATGCAATGGACAACAGCTTTCTGAATTTCCTGTTCATCACCGGCAGCATCATTGTGCGACTCATTCTTTTATTCTTTTATTTTTCGCTGTTTAAATTTTTATTTCTCATCATTGGTTCGCCGGTGTTTGCCTATTTGAGTGAAAAAACAGAAAGTATCATTGATGGCAACGATTATCCGTTCAGCACAAAGCAATTGATGATCGATAGCTGGCGTGCTATTCGACTGGCTTTGCGAAACACGTTGTGGCAAACGGTTTATATCATCAGCATCTTGCTGCTTTCGCTGATTCCCGTTGTAGGTTGGATCAGTCCGTTGGTGGCATTTTTAGTAGAATGCTATTACTACGGTTTCTCCATGCTTGATTATAGTGCAGAACGTCATAAATTGAATCCGGCTCAAAGTATTACGTTCATCAGCAACAGGAAAGGATTAGCGATCGGTAATGGTATGGTGTTCTTTCTGATGCATCTTGTTCCCTTTATTGGTTGGGTGTTGGCACCGGCGTATGCGGTAATTGCAGCTACGTTGAGTTTGTATCATCCCGATGATAATCCGTAG
- a CDS encoding sigma-70 family RNA polymerase sigma factor, whose amino-acid sequence MRQLKITKSITNRESQSLEKYLQEIGKVELITPEEEVKLAERIKQGDQRALDRLTKANLRFVVSVAKQYQNQGLSLPDLINEGNLGLIKAAQRFDETRGFKFISYAVWWIRQSILQALAEQSRIVRLPLNKVGLTNRINKAFSQLEQEYEREPSAEELAEMLELEIEEVSSTLSISSRHLSMDSPLSDGEENTLMDVMENPNAGATDGALDHTESLQTEITRSLKTLTERQQDVIRYFFGIGVDHPLSLEDIGERFNLTRERVRQIKDKAISKLKTNSRCKLLKGYLG is encoded by the coding sequence ATGCGCCAACTCAAAATCACAAAATCTATCACTAACCGTGAATCGCAGAGTCTTGAAAAGTATCTGCAGGAAATCGGGAAAGTGGAATTAATTACTCCGGAAGAGGAAGTAAAACTTGCTGAACGAATTAAACAAGGTGACCAACGTGCACTCGATCGTTTAACAAAAGCTAATCTTCGATTTGTTGTATCTGTTGCAAAACAATACCAGAATCAAGGCCTCTCACTCCCCGATCTTATCAATGAAGGAAATTTAGGATTGATCAAAGCGGCACAACGTTTTGATGAGACCCGTGGTTTCAAATTTATTTCCTATGCCGTTTGGTGGATCCGTCAAAGTATTCTGCAGGCATTGGCCGAGCAATCACGTATTGTTCGTTTGCCGCTGAATAAAGTGGGATTAACCAATCGCATCAACAAAGCTTTTTCGCAACTGGAACAGGAGTACGAACGTGAACCTTCAGCTGAGGAACTGGCAGAAATGCTGGAACTGGAAATTGAAGAAGTATCATCAACTCTCAGTATTTCATCCCGCCATTTAAGTATGGATTCGCCATTGAGTGATGGTGAAGAAAATACATTGATGGATGTGATGGAAAATCCAAATGCCGGAGCAACAGATGGTGCACTGGATCACACAGAATCATTGCAAACAGAGATCACACGGTCGCTTAAAACATTGACCGAGCGCCAGCAGGATGTGATCCGTTATTTCTTTGGTATTGGTGTTGATCATCCATTGAGCCTGGAAGATATTGGCGAACGCTTTAACTTAACACGTGAGCGTGTACGCCAGATCAAAGACAAGGCCATCAGTAAATTAAAGACCAACAGCCGTTGTAAACTCTTAAAAGGATATCTAGGCTAA
- a CDS encoding SLC13 family permease, producing the protein MEFVKKNQYRISLLSGIILSLAAYLFNPFGLDATANKAVAVAVLMITWWISEALPMPAVALVPLVMLPLLNISSMEETTKAYSNPVIFLFMGGFMIGLAIEKWNLHKRIALRIVQKTGTSGNRIILGFIIATAFLSMWLSNTATTMMMFPIALSVIAVMKDHQQEGTSLPNFSLALMLVVAYASNIGGISTIIGTPPNVAFVAFIEKKYNYDIQFIDWMMICTPIAILLLIALYVILVKWMFPSRISNSAEANRYINDEIKALGKMSVAEKRVLFIFIGTALLWITKDLLNQIGWFKLNDSMIALIGALFLFATPAGKKADDKISMLLTWSDTSKMAWGILLLFGGGIALANSLEQVGVMAQVGKWLAGFSNMHGLVLVLVIVVICIFLSEVMSNVAQVIVLAPVLGSLADALHLDPLLLGLPMTLAASAASMMPMGTPPNAIVFSSGHIKLKDMMKVGLVMNIVSIILITLFCWYVLPLVMGVMK; encoded by the coding sequence ATGGAGTTCGTTAAAAAAAATCAATACCGGATATCTCTTTTATCGGGCATTATTTTATCACTTGCTGCGTATCTCTTTAACCCATTCGGGTTAGATGCAACCGCAAACAAAGCCGTAGCCGTTGCCGTTCTTATGATCACGTGGTGGATCAGCGAAGCATTACCCATGCCCGCTGTCGCACTCGTTCCTTTAGTGATGTTGCCATTGCTCAACATCAGCAGCATGGAGGAAACCACAAAAGCGTACAGCAACCCGGTGATCTTTTTATTCATGGGTGGATTCATGATCGGGCTTGCCATTGAAAAATGGAATCTGCATAAACGCATTGCCTTACGCATTGTACAAAAAACCGGAACAAGCGGCAACCGCATTATCCTCGGGTTTATTATTGCCACCGCATTCTTAAGCATGTGGCTGAGTAATACAGCTACAACCATGATGATGTTTCCCATTGCATTAAGTGTAATTGCTGTAATGAAAGATCATCAGCAGGAAGGCACCAGTCTTCCGAATTTTTCATTGGCATTGATGTTGGTAGTTGCATACGCCAGTAATATCGGCGGTATATCAACCATTATTGGTACGCCGCCAAATGTTGCCTTTGTTGCGTTTATTGAAAAGAAATACAATTACGATATTCAGTTTATTGATTGGATGATGATATGTACGCCCATCGCAATCCTGTTGCTCATTGCGTTATATGTTATATTGGTAAAGTGGATGTTTCCCAGCCGCATCAGCAACAGTGCCGAAGCCAACCGATACATCAACGATGAGATCAAAGCATTGGGCAAAATGTCGGTTGCAGAAAAAAGAGTGCTGTTTATTTTTATCGGCACGGCGTTGTTGTGGATCACCAAAGATCTGTTGAATCAAATCGGATGGTTCAAATTGAATGACAGTATGATCGCACTCATCGGTGCATTGTTTTTATTTGCCACACCTGCCGGTAAAAAAGCAGATGATAAAATATCTATGTTACTAACGTGGAGCGATACCTCAAAAATGGCTTGGGGTATTTTATTATTGTTTGGCGGTGGCATCGCATTGGCTAACTCATTAGAGCAGGTGGGTGTAATGGCACAGGTAGGCAAATGGCTGGCAGGTTTCAGCAATATGCACGGACTGGTTCTTGTATTGGTGATCGTTGTTATCTGTATTTTCTTAAGTGAGGTAATGAGTAATGTAGCGCAGGTAATTGTATTAGCACCGGTGCTCGGTTCGTTGGCTGATGCATTGCATCTTGATCCGCTGTTGCTTGGACTGCCTATGACGCTGGCTGCAAGTGCTGCATCAATGATGCCGATGGGCACACCGCCCAATGCCATTGTGTTCAGCAGTGGTCATATCAAATTGAAAGACATGATGAAAGTGGGGTTGGTTATGAATATTGTAAGCATTATTCTCATTACGCTATTCTGCTGGTATGTATTGCCGTTAGTGATGGGTGTGATGAAGTAA
- a CDS encoding DNA-3-methyladenine glycosylase, with amino-acid sequence MQKLSTDFYERDDVAQIAKDLLGKYIITTFEQQTTVGLIVETEAYAGIIDKASHAYNNRRTARTEVMFGPAGFSYVYLCYGIHHLFNVVCNVRDKPDAVLIRGIEPVEGINTMLNRFKKQKPDSSIGRGPGNVSKALGISTQHTGLQLQSNEIWLAEDNASTFFNILTSPRIGVDYAAEHAKWLYRFFIGDHPQVSKHALNKIAIPLSNF; translated from the coding sequence ATGCAAAAGCTCAGCACAGATTTTTATGAGCGTGATGATGTGGCGCAGATCGCAAAGGATCTGTTAGGGAAATATATCATCACAACATTTGAGCAACAAACTACTGTTGGGCTCATTGTTGAAACAGAAGCCTATGCAGGTATCATCGATAAAGCATCGCATGCATATAACAACCGACGAACTGCAAGAACAGAAGTGATGTTCGGCCCCGCAGGGTTTTCATATGTTTACTTGTGTTATGGTATTCATCATTTGTTTAATGTAGTTTGTAATGTAAGAGACAAACCCGATGCTGTTCTCATTCGTGGTATTGAACCTGTAGAAGGCATTAATACCATGTTGAACAGGTTCAAAAAACAAAAACCCGACAGCAGTATCGGTCGTGGCCCCGGCAATGTAAGTAAGGCATTGGGCATCTCCACACAACATACAGGATTGCAATTGCAAAGCAACGAAATCTGGTTGGCAGAAGACAATGCATCAACCTTCTTCAACATTCTTACTTCTCCACGTATTGGAGTTGATTATGCAGCCGAACATGCGAAATGGCTGTATCGTTTCTTTATTGGAGATCATCCTCAAGTAAGTAAACATGCGCTTAATAAAATTGCCATCCCATTATCCAACTTCTAG